A stretch of Candidatus Cloacimonadota bacterium DNA encodes these proteins:
- a CDS encoding FAD-dependent oxidoreductase: MEDQFRIKEHPILDVKVKKKVPFYWNDRKIFAQEGEMIASALFANGVHIFGHHIKDSSPQGIFCANGQCAQCTVIANGIPVKSCMTPVIENMIVQSCEGLPELPEVHEHPTFEPIKEYETDVLIIGGGPSGLSAAIELSKQEIPLILVDDKSELGGKLVLQTHKFFGSIKDCYAGTRGIDIAKILSDDLLQFDSATVWTNSTVLYVFSDQKVGILKENSYILVKPKIVLNAAGAREKMLVFPGNTLPGVYGAGAFQTLVNRDLVLPSQRIFIIGGGNVGLIAGYHALQAGIDVVGLAEALCECGGYKVHKDKLHRLGVPIYTSHTILSANGLNEVESITIAEVDKEFNPILGTEKTIDCDTILIAVGLNPIDEFHREAKEAGMSVFSTGDAYEIAEASSAMFNGKITGIKIAQALGVSKEEIPEEWNEKAEILKSPPQRTLPYKLPEYKEGVFPVFHCVQEIPCNPCTSVCPLDQIKIKDDSLLGLPMFEGKCTGCMQCLSICPALAITLVDFRKDSNFPTVSIPYEVGNHPIEPGLSIYVVDIDGKLLDELIVLKVRDTKTKTQIVQAKAPHHIAKKIAGLRIQASHVSAAWESPLIDTIDDSTIVCRCERVTAGEIRKWIRRGITDMNQLKQLTRAGMGACGGKTCESLLLRMYREEGFALDDITFNTRRPLFVEVPLQILSVLKEK; encoded by the coding sequence ATGGAAGACCAGTTTCGAATCAAAGAACATCCAATTCTTGATGTAAAGGTTAAGAAGAAAGTACCATTCTATTGGAATGACCGGAAGATATTTGCCCAAGAGGGTGAGATGATCGCTTCAGCTTTATTTGCAAACGGTGTGCATATCTTCGGTCATCATATTAAAGATAGCAGTCCGCAGGGGATCTTTTGTGCGAATGGACAATGCGCTCAATGTACGGTAATCGCTAATGGCATACCGGTGAAATCATGTATGACACCTGTAATCGAGAACATGATCGTACAAAGTTGTGAAGGATTGCCGGAGCTTCCTGAAGTACATGAACATCCTACATTCGAACCGATCAAAGAATATGAAACAGATGTCCTGATCATTGGGGGGGGACCATCTGGACTTTCAGCTGCAATAGAGCTGTCAAAACAAGAAATTCCACTTATTTTAGTTGATGACAAGTCTGAACTCGGCGGGAAGCTTGTTCTTCAAACGCATAAATTTTTTGGATCAATAAAAGATTGCTATGCTGGAACAAGAGGTATCGATATTGCAAAAATTCTTTCTGATGACCTTTTACAATTCGATTCTGCAACGGTCTGGACGAATAGTACGGTGTTATATGTTTTCAGCGACCAGAAAGTCGGTATTCTTAAAGAAAACTCATATATTTTAGTGAAACCGAAGATCGTTCTAAATGCGGCAGGTGCTCGGGAAAAAATGCTTGTTTTTCCAGGCAACACACTTCCCGGAGTGTATGGTGCAGGTGCATTTCAAACACTTGTGAATCGGGATCTTGTTCTTCCATCACAAAGGATTTTTATTATCGGAGGTGGGAATGTTGGACTCATAGCCGGCTATCATGCTCTTCAAGCAGGTATAGATGTGGTCGGTCTTGCTGAAGCGCTTTGCGAATGCGGAGGATATAAAGTACATAAAGACAAACTCCATCGTTTAGGTGTACCGATTTATACATCTCATACAATTCTATCTGCAAATGGTTTAAATGAGGTTGAATCGATAACGATCGCAGAAGTGGATAAGGAGTTCAATCCAATTTTAGGAACTGAGAAAACAATCGATTGTGATACGATTCTGATTGCAGTTGGCTTAAATCCCATCGATGAATTCCATAGGGAAGCAAAAGAAGCTGGGATGTCTGTATTTTCAACGGGAGATGCCTATGAGATAGCCGAAGCTTCATCTGCAATGTTCAACGGGAAGATAACTGGTATCAAAATTGCTCAAGCTTTAGGAGTATCTAAAGAGGAAATCCCTGAAGAATGGAATGAAAAAGCAGAAATCTTGAAGAGTCCTCCTCAGCGAACATTACCATATAAACTACCTGAATACAAAGAAGGAGTATTTCCTGTTTTTCACTGTGTTCAAGAGATTCCGTGTAATCCTTGTACATCAGTATGCCCCTTGGATCAAATTAAAATTAAAGATGATAGCCTGCTTGGACTCCCTATGTTTGAGGGTAAATGCACAGGATGCATGCAGTGCCTATCTATCTGTCCTGCACTAGCTATTACATTGGTCGACTTTAGAAAAGATTCTAACTTTCCGACCGTTTCAATTCCATATGAAGTTGGTAATCATCCTATTGAACCCGGGCTATCTATTTATGTTGTAGATATAGATGGTAAATTGCTTGATGAATTGATCGTTTTAAAAGTTCGTGATACAAAAACAAAAACTCAGATTGTACAGGCAAAAGCTCCTCATCATATCGCGAAGAAAATTGCCGGTCTACGCATCCAAGCTTCACATGTATCAGCAGCTTGGGAAAGTCCCCTTATTGATACAATCGATGATTCAACAATCGTATGCAGATGTGAACGAGTGACAGCTGGTGAAATAAGGAAATGGATACGAAGAGGTATTACTGATATGAACCAACTCAAGCAGTTGACCCGTGCCGGAATGGGTGCCTGCGGCGGAAAAACTTGTGAGTCATTGTTATTGCGGATGTACAGGGAGGAGGGATTTGCCCTCGATGATATTACTTTTAACACTCGACGTCCGTTGTTTGTGGAAGTTCCGCTTCAAATCCTATCTGTTTTGAAGGAAAAGTAG
- a CDS encoding nucleotide sugar dehydrogenase, protein MSVSVAPDGTVYQFPTEEESIQELKTLQSISEEERKKGRKIVVVQGMGFVGSVMAAVVADAEDDNGNPLYFVHGNDLVSRRSYWKIPVINSGVPPVSAADPEIPKIFPRCVKEKRTLRATWHPDVFKFADIVVVDIQLDAQKPLLGKAEEGYCDLNAFKKGMRTIGRSIKPECLILIETTVPPGTSEKIVKPVIEEEFTKRGIDVETTPPMIAHSYERVMPGSRYVSSIRNYWRTFSGINKKAADLAEEFLRNVLDTEHYPICRLSHTNASEMAKVLENSYRATNIALMFEWAKFAESIGVNLFDVIQSIKVRQGTHDNMLRPSLGVGGYCLTKDPVLANWAAEALFGLEEKLPMAVGAVNINDLMPLHTLEIIEKACPNLQDKRIAILGVSYLQNVADTRHSPSKLLWEHLMEKDAIISVHDPLVEVWPELGDMRVEKDLQKTLNDADIVVFAVGHKAYKALEPKEVVAMCGRKPLIVDCSNFLTDEKIAQYLKMGCRVIGVGKGHIEELNKSLQ, encoded by the coding sequence ATGTCAGTATCAGTTGCTCCAGATGGAACTGTTTATCAATTTCCAACTGAAGAAGAAAGTATTCAGGAATTAAAAACACTTCAATCAATATCTGAAGAAGAAAGAAAAAAGGGGAGAAAGATCGTTGTAGTTCAAGGTATGGGATTTGTCGGATCGGTCATGGCGGCTGTTGTAGCAGATGCCGAAGATGACAATGGTAACCCTTTATATTTTGTCCATGGTAATGATCTTGTTTCGAGACGGTCTTATTGGAAAATACCAGTTATAAACAGTGGTGTTCCGCCGGTGAGTGCAGCAGATCCCGAAATACCAAAGATATTCCCTCGCTGCGTAAAAGAAAAGAGAACATTACGTGCAACCTGGCATCCTGATGTTTTTAAATTTGCTGATATTGTTGTTGTCGATATACAGCTCGATGCCCAGAAACCGTTACTCGGAAAAGCTGAGGAAGGATACTGCGACTTGAATGCCTTCAAAAAGGGCATGAGGACAATTGGTAGAAGTATCAAACCGGAGTGTTTAATACTCATTGAAACAACAGTACCTCCCGGTACTTCAGAAAAAATCGTAAAACCGGTTATCGAAGAAGAGTTCACGAAACGGGGTATCGATGTAGAGACAACTCCTCCCATGATCGCTCATTCATACGAACGTGTTATGCCCGGTTCCAGGTATGTGAGTTCGATCAGAAATTATTGGAGAACTTTTTCCGGGATTAACAAAAAAGCAGCTGATCTTGCTGAAGAATTCCTGAGGAATGTACTTGATACGGAGCATTATCCAATCTGCAGGTTAAGTCATACTAATGCCTCTGAGATGGCAAAAGTGCTTGAAAATTCATACCGAGCAACGAATATTGCCCTCATGTTCGAATGGGCAAAATTTGCAGAGAGTATTGGGGTTAATCTTTTTGATGTGATTCAATCGATAAAAGTGAGACAGGGTACACACGATAACATGCTGCGTCCGAGTCTGGGAGTTGGCGGATACTGCCTTACAAAAGATCCTGTACTTGCAAACTGGGCTGCGGAAGCACTTTTTGGACTGGAAGAAAAACTTCCTATGGCTGTCGGTGCGGTCAATATTAATGATCTTATGCCTTTACATACGCTTGAAATTATCGAGAAAGCATGCCCAAATTTACAGGATAAACGAATCGCAATTCTTGGTGTATCCTATTTACAAAATGTAGCAGATACAAGGCATTCTCCGTCGAAGTTGCTCTGGGAACATCTAATGGAAAAAGATGCGATCATTTCTGTACACGACCCGCTTGTGGAAGTCTGGCCTGAACTGGGTGATATGCGAGTTGAGAAGGATTTACAAAAAACACTTAATGATGCTGATATTGTTGTCTTTGCAGTAGGTCATAAAGCATATAAAGCACTAGAGCCAAAAGAAGTAGTTGCAATGTGTGGACGGAAGCCGCTGATCGTTGATTGCTCGAATTTCTTAACTGATGAGAAGATCGCCCAATATCTCAAGATGGGTTGCAGAGTCATCGGTGTCGGTAAAGGGCATATTGAAGAGCTTAACAAGTCACTACAATAA
- a CDS encoding nucleoside kinase, whose amino-acid sequence MEIKIIENGNVSKICSCNKEITPLLLMKKEYIRSEHQIVAAKVDNILCSLEYMITSDCEVEYINLGTREGLRIYQNSLIFIFMRAVHELFERPKIQVKHSLGDGFYIETYSRFLLTESDVEKVQKRMEHLIEEDEPFEPLYLSTRQAYQYFQDDEIKTKMLDYYPGKNILIYKYAELYDFFNGPLVPSSGYCKLFDLRYVPPGLILRFPTVDYPDRVGVFRPLPNLLKIFTEYERWGNILNLSYVSSLNRKVENFEINEIIQISEALHEKKIAEIAEDIHEKRNSGLVVLISGPSASGKTTFVKRLAIQLKVIGLSSLLISLDNYFLDREITPKDNHGEFDFESINALDKELINHHIEQLLIGKMVEVPKYNFRDGKREQHGTKVQMGKDQVILLEGIHGLNDALTPSIKRKNKYKIYVSALTQLNLDNLNRISTSDTRIIRRIVRDTFFRGYDAEQTIKRWDSIRAGERKFVFSFQEEADVMFNSALVYELGVLKRIAIPELMKITQESEQYSEAQRLINLLSFFVTIPEITIPRNSILREFIKGSDFDY is encoded by the coding sequence ATGGAAATTAAAATTATAGAAAATGGTAACGTGAGCAAAATATGCTCGTGTAATAAAGAGATAACTCCTCTTTTACTCATGAAAAAAGAATATATTCGGTCAGAACATCAAATTGTTGCTGCTAAGGTAGATAATATTCTCTGTTCCTTGGAATATATGATTACTTCAGACTGCGAAGTTGAGTACATCAACCTTGGAACACGAGAAGGTCTCCGCATCTATCAAAACTCCCTTATTTTCATATTTATGAGAGCAGTTCACGAACTTTTTGAGAGACCAAAAATTCAAGTAAAACACTCGCTTGGTGATGGATTTTATATTGAAACATATTCAAGGTTTTTATTAACAGAAAGTGATGTTGAAAAAGTTCAAAAGAGAATGGAACATCTTATCGAAGAAGATGAACCTTTCGAACCGCTCTACCTTTCAACCAGACAAGCATATCAGTATTTTCAGGATGATGAAATAAAGACAAAGATGCTGGACTACTATCCAGGAAAAAATATCCTCATATATAAATATGCAGAGCTCTATGATTTTTTCAATGGACCACTCGTTCCCTCCTCGGGCTATTGTAAATTATTTGATTTGAGATATGTCCCACCCGGTCTTATTCTTCGCTTTCCTACTGTTGACTATCCAGACAGGGTCGGAGTCTTTCGTCCGCTTCCGAACCTGCTTAAGATCTTTACCGAATATGAACGCTGGGGAAATATCCTCAATCTCTCATATGTATCTTCCTTAAACAGGAAAGTTGAGAATTTCGAGATCAATGAGATCATACAAATTTCAGAAGCATTACATGAAAAAAAGATTGCTGAAATCGCTGAAGATATCCATGAAAAAAGAAATTCCGGACTCGTAGTCCTCATCTCAGGTCCATCAGCATCCGGGAAAACTACATTTGTAAAACGTCTTGCTATTCAATTAAAAGTGATCGGTCTCTCGTCTCTTTTGATCTCCCTCGATAATTATTTCCTTGATCGAGAAATCACGCCTAAGGATAACCACGGTGAGTTTGATTTTGAATCGATCAATGCGCTTGATAAAGAACTAATCAATCATCATATCGAACAGCTGCTCATTGGAAAAATGGTCGAAGTTCCAAAGTACAATTTCAGGGACGGAAAACGAGAACAGCATGGCACAAAAGTCCAGATGGGCAAGGATCAGGTTATACTTCTTGAAGGCATTCATGGTCTGAACGATGCACTTACTCCATCCATTAAACGAAAAAACAAATATAAGATATATGTAAGTGCTCTCACGCAACTGAACCTTGATAACCTGAATCGTATCTCAACATCCGATACACGTATTATTCGAAGAATTGTAAGAGATACGTTTTTCCGTGGTTATGATGCCGAGCAGACCATAAAAAGATGGGACTCAATTCGTGCAGGTGAGAGAAAGTTTGTTTTCTCATTCCAGGAAGAAGCTGATGTGATGTTCAATTCTGCACTTGTATATGAACTTGGTGTTCTGAAACGAATTGCGATACCTGAACTGATGAAGATCACTCAGGAAAGTGAGCAGTACTCTGAAGCTCAGAGACTGATAAATCTGTTATCTTTTTTTGTAACTATTCCCGAAATAACAATACCGAGAAATTCTATTTTACGTGAATTCATAAAAGGCAGCGATTTCGATTATTAG
- the guaB gene encoding IMP dehydrogenase, with product MKEKILHESFTFDDVLLVPGKSKVLPKEVELKTKLTKKISLNIPIISAAMDTVTEAKMAIAMAKEGGLGVIHKNLTIEQQAVLVQKVKRSESVIIQNPITLSPDARLQDVQDLMQDHNIAGIPITKGQKLVGIITNRDMMFENDMSKKVSGLMTSKNLITAREGISLDDAKALLHKHRIEKLLLVDDNFSLKGLITVKDIMKSIKFPNAAKDDDGRLLAGAAIGVAGDYLERASELIKAGVDVIVVDTAHGHSTKALDAMKKIRVAFPALTIIAGNVATADATRDIIKCGMDAVKVGIGPGSICTTRVIAGVGVPQLTAIMECAHATQNEVPIIADGGIKYSGDIAKAIAAGAHVVMIGSLFAGTDESPGEDVIYEGRRYKTYRGMGSIGAMKAGSKDRYFQDDVKTNDPTESIKLVAEGIEGRVEYKGPLSDYIFQLLGGLRAGMGYCGASNIEQMRSNTKFTKITAASLKESHPHDVSITKEAPNYQR from the coding sequence ATGAAAGAAAAAATATTACACGAGAGTTTTACTTTTGACGATGTACTCCTCGTTCCGGGCAAGTCAAAAGTGCTGCCTAAAGAAGTTGAATTGAAAACAAAACTTACAAAAAAAATCTCCCTTAATATTCCTATCATCAGTGCTGCAATGGATACCGTGACCGAAGCAAAAATGGCAATTGCAATGGCAAAAGAAGGCGGGCTCGGTGTCATTCATAAAAACCTGACGATCGAGCAGCAAGCAGTGCTTGTTCAAAAGGTAAAACGTTCTGAAAGTGTGATCATACAGAATCCTATAACATTGAGTCCAGATGCCCGTTTGCAGGATGTACAGGATCTTATGCAGGATCATAATATCGCGGGAATCCCTATTACTAAAGGCCAAAAACTTGTCGGCATCATTACAAATAGAGATATGATGTTTGAGAATGACATGTCTAAAAAAGTGTCCGGGTTGATGACCTCAAAGAATCTCATTACTGCACGAGAAGGTATCTCATTAGATGACGCAAAAGCTCTTCTTCATAAGCACCGCATCGAAAAACTCCTCCTGGTTGATGACAACTTCTCATTGAAAGGTTTGATCACGGTTAAAGATATAATGAAGAGCATTAAATTTCCGAATGCTGCCAAAGATGATGATGGACGGCTTCTTGCAGGTGCAGCAATCGGTGTTGCTGGAGATTACCTCGAACGTGCTTCTGAACTGATAAAAGCTGGTGTCGATGTCATAGTTGTTGACACTGCTCATGGTCATAGCACCAAAGCTCTTGATGCGATGAAAAAAATACGAGTCGCATTTCCCGCATTAACAATTATTGCAGGAAACGTTGCTACTGCAGATGCCACACGTGATATCATAAAATGCGGTATGGATGCAGTGAAAGTCGGGATCGGTCCTGGATCGATCTGCACGACACGAGTAATTGCAGGAGTAGGAGTGCCACAGCTTACAGCAATTATGGAATGCGCACACGCTACACAAAATGAAGTTCCTATTATTGCTGACGGCGGTATAAAATATTCCGGTGATATAGCCAAAGCAATTGCTGCAGGTGCTCATGTCGTTATGATCGGCTCATTGTTTGCCGGAACAGATGAAAGCCCGGGCGAAGATGTGATCTATGAGGGAAGACGTTACAAAACTTATCGAGGCATGGGTTCGATCGGCGCAATGAAAGCAGGAAGCAAGGATAGGTATTTTCAGGATGATGTTAAAACAAATGATCCTACAGAAAGCATAAAACTCGTTGCTGAAGGAATTGAAGGACGGGTCGAATATAAAGGGCCTCTTTCAGATTATATATTTCAATTACTTGGAGGGTTAAGAGCAGGAATGGGATACTGTGGTGCATCGAATATTGAGCAAATGAGAAGTAATACAAAATTCACCAAAATTACAGCTGCTTCTTTAAAAGAGAGTCATCCCCACGACGTCTCGATAACAAAGGAAGCACCGAATTATCAGAGATAA
- a CDS encoding radical SAM protein codes for MELSEIFCSLQGESSYVGLPYVFVRLAGCNLRCSYCDTKYAYESELTLSVEEIIKEIEKYHPVKLVEITGGEPLLQSETIELIKLLIKKKYKVLLETNNSISLENVPKQVIKIVDFKTPSSGMSNRMLWDNIKYFNEKDELKFVVADRQDFEWGIHVIEKYNLHRFQLLFSPVFDKLDVTKLADWILETKLSIRLNVQLHKLLWEDNRGK; via the coding sequence ATGGAACTATCTGAAATTTTTTGTAGTTTGCAAGGGGAGTCCTCATATGTTGGACTCCCTTATGTTTTTGTGCGACTTGCAGGATGTAATCTCCGATGCTCATACTGCGATACTAAGTATGCGTATGAATCTGAATTGACACTATCAGTAGAAGAAATCATAAAAGAAATTGAGAAATATCATCCGGTGAAGCTTGTGGAAATTACTGGTGGAGAGCCACTTCTTCAAAGCGAGACTATTGAGCTCATAAAGCTTTTGATAAAAAAAAAGTATAAAGTCTTGCTGGAAACCAACAACTCGATTTCATTGGAGAATGTACCAAAGCAAGTTATTAAGATCGTTGATTTCAAGACTCCATCCAGCGGCATGAGTAATAGGATGTTGTGGGATAATATAAAGTATTTCAATGAAAAGGATGAACTCAAATTCGTGGTCGCAGACAGGCAGGATTTTGAATGGGGGATTCATGTTATTGAGAAGTATAACCTGCATAGGTTTCAATTACTGTTTTCTCCCGTATTTGATAAACTCGATGTGACTAAGTTAGCCGATTGGATTCTTGAAACAAAACTGTCGATTAGGCTGAATGTTCAGTTGCATAAGCTTTTGTGGGAGGATAATCGGGGGAAATAG
- a CDS encoding amidohydrolase family protein — protein MEFTNVLVVKNAREYGTGNVCITNGKFSDKSYDKVQADCKGLVAYPSLINIHDHLVGNWVPKGAPSRPYKNTSVWVEELNDSEPVKERDKYLKSPVGHLLEEPGIDLAMLGVYKNIFSGVTIVQDHVPRQKDEYYQAFPIKILSDYQQGHSINGKNWWGGDELAEEMKKTKGKVPFIIHLAEGSDDLARSEFVGLVDQGLLKKNSILVHCTALTTEQFKMVKEIGASIAWCPNSNIYLLGTTLDIDTVLRLGINICLGTDSTLSGSTNLLKEIIYTKQNFPEISDKMLFKMVTENPAKALMLDSYHGMIEEDSDANLLLTKMNKKDPYENLVSLTMCDIELLMYVGKPIFGKVEYLKYFAWDAKDYYLFECNDDKMFVTGHPEEILKKIEKKLGYKKHFDYMPF, from the coding sequence ATGGAATTTACGAATGTTTTAGTTGTGAAAAATGCCAGAGAGTATGGTACTGGAAATGTATGTATAACAAACGGAAAATTTTCCGACAAGTCATATGACAAAGTCCAGGCGGACTGCAAAGGTCTTGTTGCATATCCTTCTCTGATTAACATACACGACCATCTTGTGGGCAATTGGGTTCCTAAAGGAGCACCAAGCAGACCCTATAAAAACACAAGCGTTTGGGTTGAAGAACTTAATGATTCAGAACCGGTAAAAGAAAGAGATAAATATCTTAAATCACCGGTTGGTCATCTCCTTGAAGAGCCTGGAATCGATCTTGCAATGCTTGGTGTTTATAAAAACATTTTCTCGGGAGTGACGATTGTGCAGGATCACGTTCCGCGCCAGAAAGATGAATATTATCAAGCTTTCCCAATTAAAATTTTATCTGATTACCAGCAGGGGCACTCCATCAATGGAAAAAATTGGTGGGGAGGTGATGAACTCGCAGAAGAGATGAAAAAGACTAAAGGAAAGGTCCCTTTTATCATTCATCTAGCAGAAGGCAGTGACGATCTTGCCCGAAGCGAGTTTGTAGGACTTGTTGATCAGGGGCTTCTCAAGAAAAATTCGATCCTGGTACACTGCACAGCTCTCACGACTGAACAATTCAAAATGGTAAAAGAGATTGGAGCGAGTATTGCCTGGTGTCCAAACTCGAATATCTATCTGCTTGGCACGACATTGGATATTGATACTGTTTTGAGACTCGGGATCAACATTTGCCTTGGAACGGACTCTACCCTTTCGGGAAGCACAAACCTGCTTAAAGAGATCATATATACAAAACAAAATTTCCCTGAAATCTCAGATAAGATGTTATTTAAGATGGTTACTGAGAATCCTGCAAAAGCGCTTATGCTCGATTCCTATCATGGTATGATCGAAGAGGATTCGGATGCAAATCTACTCCTGACAAAGATGAACAAAAAAGATCCCTATGAAAATCTAGTATCACTGACAATGTGTGATATAGAATTGCTTATGTATGTCGGGAAACCGATCTTTGGTAAGGTCGAATACCTGAAATATTTTGCTTGGGATGCCAAGGATTATTATCTCTTCGAATGCAACGATGACAAGATGTTCGTTACAGGGCATCCAGAAGAGATATTGAAGAAAATCGAGAAAAAATTAGGATATAAAAAGCATTTTGATTATATGCCCTTTTAA
- a CDS encoding electron transfer flavoprotein subunit alpha, which yields MIKVIQEKCIGCSKCIPICPYQAITLVDKKAAINLDTCTLCGACVPECLVDAIIIEKEQEQVQNLADYSGVMVYAEQKNGIVMPIAFEILSKARELADDLGNDVTAVLLGNNFDKQSEELIHFGADKVIVVDDAFLENFLDEPYTQAMSYVVNKYKPEIVLSGATAIGRSFIPRLAVELHTGLTADCTDLNIDPETKELVQTRPAFGGNIMAEIRTSNYRPQMATVRHKVFDPLPKDEKRIGDVIQEKVTFDNTKFLSKFLSYIKDETQSVKITDADIIVTGGRGIKCAENFTLIKQLASVLGAAVGASRAAVDSGWIEYSHQVGQTGKTVKPKIYIACGVSGAIQHLVGMQSSDIIIAINKDKDAPIFKVADVGIVGDLFEVIPQLVKQLSK from the coding sequence TTGATCAAAGTAATTCAAGAAAAATGTATCGGGTGCAGTAAGTGCATACCTATATGTCCTTATCAAGCGATAACGCTCGTTGATAAAAAGGCTGCTATAAACCTGGACACCTGTACACTGTGCGGTGCCTGCGTGCCTGAATGTCTGGTCGATGCAATCATCATTGAAAAAGAGCAGGAACAGGTTCAAAATCTAGCAGACTATTCCGGTGTCATGGTCTATGCTGAGCAGAAAAATGGAATAGTCATGCCAATAGCTTTTGAGATTCTCAGTAAAGCCCGGGAGCTGGCAGATGATCTTGGTAATGATGTGACAGCTGTTCTTCTTGGAAATAACTTTGACAAACAATCCGAAGAGCTTATTCATTTTGGTGCAGATAAAGTGATCGTCGTGGATGACGCATTTCTTGAAAATTTTCTCGATGAACCATATACGCAAGCAATGTCTTATGTTGTGAACAAATATAAACCAGAAATCGTTCTGAGTGGTGCCACTGCTATTGGACGCTCATTCATACCGAGACTTGCTGTCGAACTGCATACTGGTCTTACTGCTGACTGTACTGATCTGAATATAGACCCAGAAACAAAAGAATTGGTTCAAACCCGTCCTGCATTTGGTGGTAACATCATGGCTGAGATCAGAACATCGAATTACCGTCCTCAAATGGCAACGGTTCGACATAAAGTTTTTGATCCCCTTCCCAAAGATGAAAAAAGAATTGGTGATGTCATTCAGGAAAAAGTTACTTTTGATAACACTAAATTCTTGTCAAAATTTCTTTCATATATAAAAGATGAAACCCAAAGTGTGAAGATTACCGATGCCGATATAATCGTGACTGGTGGACGCGGTATAAAATGTGCTGAGAATTTTACTTTGATCAAACAGCTTGCATCTGTACTAGGTGCTGCAGTTGGTGCATCAAGAGCAGCAGTCGATTCAGGATGGATAGAGTATTCTCATCAGGTCGGGCAAACCGGAAAAACTGTCAAGCCGAAGATTTATATAGCTTGTGGTGTATCCGGTGCAATCCAGCATCTTGTGGGTATGCAGTCCTCTGATATTATCATTGCGATCAATAAAGACAAAGATGCACCGATTTTCAAGGTTGCAGATGTCGGGATCGTCGGTGATCTTTTCGAGGTGATACCTCAGCTGGTCAAGCAGCTTTCAAAATAA
- a CDS encoding calcium/sodium antiporter has protein sequence MIPYILLVVSFVLLAKGADLFIEGASNIAQYLKVSPLFVGLTIAAIGTSAPEAAVSIKASLVGVNGIAFGNVVGSNIANICLAIGIAALIKPLYFESSTIRKENPFMIFITVLMLFFVVNFSSHKTGFVTVSRLEGIIFLLLFIGFLYYLYRMAKVDRKEKKYEDSGKRTSLSKDIAITIFGGAAIAFGGHLAVENATRISAMWGVSDKVIGMSLVALGTSIPEIVTSIVAVMKGKVSIAIGNIVGSNIFNILFVLGIASAIKPIVLQSDVIIDVAVCLFVSLLFFASSRLFKSVKRIQGLIFIAIYGIYIFFLFK, from the coding sequence ATGATACCCTACATTCTGCTTGTCGTCTCATTCGTTCTTCTAGCAAAAGGAGCTGACCTTTTTATCGAAGGAGCATCGAACATTGCTCAATATCTTAAGGTATCACCGCTTTTTGTCGGATTGACCATTGCTGCGATCGGTACGAGTGCACCCGAAGCAGCTGTCAGCATAAAGGCATCACTCGTAGGTGTTAACGGTATTGCTTTCGGAAATGTTGTGGGAAGCAATATTGCGAACATTTGTCTGGCAATCGGTATTGCGGCTCTGATAAAACCCCTTTACTTCGAGAGCAGCACGATCAGGAAAGAAAATCCGTTCATGATATTTATTACTGTCCTCATGCTGTTTTTTGTCGTGAACTTCTCATCTCATAAAACAGGATTTGTCACAGTATCCAGACTCGAAGGGATCATATTTTTACTTCTGTTTATCGGTTTTCTGTATTATCTATATCGAATGGCAAAAGTTGATCGCAAAGAGAAAAAATATGAGGATTCTGGAAAAAGGACATCTCTTTCGAAAGATATAGCAATTACGATTTTTGGAGGTGCTGCTATCGCTTTCGGCGGTCATCTTGCAGTGGAAAATGCAACGAGGATTTCTGCAATGTGGGGAGTAAGCGATAAGGTGATTGGTATGTCACTCGTTGCGCTTGGAACATCTATTCCGGAGATTGTCACGTCGATTGTTGCTGTGATGAAGGGCAAGGTCTCGATTGCGATCGGTAACATTGTTGGAAGTAATATTTTTAATATACTCTTTGTGCTTGGAATTGCATCGGCCATCAAACCGATCGTTCTCCAGTCCGATGTCATCATAGATGTTGCGGTATGTCTGTTTGTTTCACTGCTTTTCTTTGCTTCATCCCGCTTATTTAAAAGCGTTAAGCGTATACAGGGCTTGATCTTCATAGCGATTTATGGAATATACATTTTTTTTCTTTTCAAATAA